A section of the Rhodothermus sp. genome encodes:
- a CDS encoding HAD-IA family hydrolase: MHFLSVLSKPIRFVYFDLDDTLLDHRAAEQAALTDVKAAFPDVFAHVPLSTLHQAYHTINTELWAQYQQGAIDRPRLIHARFARLIEALNLHHITPEALNACYMARYRQHWRWIPGARKAFLTIARYLPVGILTNGFAAVQHAKLERFPELRQHTRALVISEEVGVAKPHPALFAHATRAAETEPSAILYIGDSFTSDVQGAQHAGWQAAWFVPNSPASPPEGVFVFSSWPELLRHLGIDKQPPQ; the protein is encoded by the coding sequence ATGCACTTTTTGAGCGTCCTCTCTAAACCCATCCGGTTCGTCTACTTCGACCTGGACGATACGCTGCTCGACCATCGTGCAGCCGAGCAGGCGGCCCTGACCGATGTAAAGGCCGCCTTTCCGGACGTATTTGCCCACGTGCCCCTGTCCACCCTACATCAGGCCTACCATACGATCAACACGGAACTCTGGGCGCAATACCAGCAGGGAGCCATTGACCGTCCCCGACTGATACACGCCCGATTTGCACGACTAATTGAGGCGTTGAATCTGCATCATATCACCCCGGAAGCGCTCAACGCCTGCTACATGGCGCGTTATCGGCAGCACTGGCGCTGGATACCCGGTGCCCGCAAGGCGTTTCTGACCATCGCCCGCTATTTACCCGTAGGCATTCTAACCAACGGCTTTGCCGCCGTGCAACATGCCAAGTTGGAACGTTTTCCAGAGCTACGTCAGCACACCCGAGCCCTGGTGATCAGCGAAGAAGTCGGGGTAGCCAAGCCGCATCCTGCCCTCTTTGCCCACGCTACACGTGCAGCGGAGACCGAGCCTTCCGCTATCCTCTATATCGGTGACTCGTTCACCAGTGATGTGCAGGGGGCCCAGCATGCCGGCTGGCAGGCTGCCTGGTTTGTTCCCAACAGTCCAGCCTCTCCTCCTGAAGGCGTTTTTGTCTTCTCCAGCTGGCCCGAACTGCTACGTCACTTGGGCATCGACAAACAGCCGCCCCAATAG
- a CDS encoding response regulator: MPSRAVNGQRRLLLLLDADTTLHPFIQAALRRAPHAPLRHLECHAVVHPDELRNHLRQRRYHVALLSLESAGHPTWPLLENAHRALQLVQEASRPPQPSLVAMTSIGTTAHREAILRLGFAGYLCKPFTLATLYHEMATALRLTL; the protein is encoded by the coding sequence ATGCCTTCCCGGGCAGTGAATGGGCAGCGCCGTTTGTTGCTGCTGCTGGATGCTGATACCACCTTGCACCCGTTTATTCAGGCTGCTTTGCGGCGGGCTCCCCATGCGCCGCTACGTCACCTGGAGTGCCATGCGGTGGTGCATCCTGACGAACTCCGGAACCACCTGCGTCAACGCCGCTATCATGTGGCGCTGCTTTCGCTGGAATCAGCCGGACATCCGACCTGGCCCCTGCTGGAAAATGCCCACCGAGCACTGCAGCTCGTTCAGGAGGCCTCTCGTCCCCCTCAACCGTCTCTGGTAGCGATGACCTCTATAGGCACAACAGCGCACCGCGAGGCCATACTGCGTCTGGGATTTGCCGGCTACCTTTGCAAACCGTTTACGCTGGCGACCCTGTACCATGAAATGGCAACAGCGCTGCGGCTGACACTTTGA